From Halococcus saccharolyticus DSM 5350, a single genomic window includes:
- a CDS encoding Mrp/NBP35 family ATP-binding protein gives MNEDDVRSLLREVEDPDLGDDIVSLGLVNNVELREEVAHVSLALGAPYSPNETAIAGRVREVLGAEGIECELTANVDRPAEGDVLPDVKNVIAVASGKGGVGKSTVAVNLAAGLSQLGARVGLFDADVYGPNVPRMVDADERPQATAEEQIIPPEKYGMKLMSMDFLTGEDDPVIWRGPMVHKLITQLFEDVEWGSLDYMVIDLPPGTGDTQLTLLQTVPIAGAVIVTTPQEVAVDDAKKGLEMFGKHETPVLGIVENMSGFRCPDCSSEHALFGEGGGEAFAEEVEMPFLGELPLDPRVREGGDDGAPIVLDDGETGDAFRAFTERTVNNVGIVHRQRLSNGRERDEPAPDPSS, from the coding sequence ATGAACGAAGACGACGTGCGATCGCTCCTCCGCGAGGTCGAGGACCCGGATCTCGGCGACGACATCGTCTCGCTCGGTCTCGTCAACAACGTCGAGCTGCGAGAGGAGGTTGCCCACGTCTCGCTCGCGCTCGGTGCGCCCTACTCGCCGAACGAGACCGCGATCGCGGGGCGGGTGCGTGAGGTGCTCGGTGCGGAAGGGATCGAGTGCGAGCTCACCGCGAACGTCGATCGGCCAGCCGAGGGAGACGTCCTTCCCGACGTCAAGAACGTCATCGCGGTCGCCTCGGGCAAGGGCGGGGTCGGGAAATCCACCGTCGCGGTCAACCTCGCTGCCGGACTCTCGCAGCTTGGCGCGCGCGTGGGACTGTTCGACGCCGACGTCTACGGCCCGAACGTTCCCCGGATGGTCGACGCCGACGAGCGGCCCCAGGCCACGGCCGAGGAGCAGATCATCCCGCCCGAGAAGTACGGCATGAAGCTGATGAGCATGGACTTTCTGACTGGTGAGGACGATCCCGTGATCTGGCGCGGCCCGATGGTCCACAAGCTCATCACCCAGCTGTTCGAGGACGTCGAGTGGGGATCGCTCGACTACATGGTGATCGACCTCCCGCCGGGGACGGGCGACACTCAACTCACCCTCCTCCAGACGGTGCCGATCGCGGGCGCAGTAATCGTCACTACACCCCAGGAGGTCGCGGTCGACGACGCTAAAAAGGGGTTGGAGATGTTCGGCAAACACGAGACACCAGTTTTGGGGATCGTCGAGAACATGAGCGGCTTTCGGTGTCCCGACTGCAGTTCCGAGCACGCGCTCTTCGGGGAGGGCGGCGGCGAGGCGTTCGCCGAGGAAGTCGAGATGCCGTTCCTCGGCGAACTTCCACTCGATCCACGCGTCAGGGAGGGTGGCGACGACGGCGCGCCGATCGTGCTCGACGACGGCGAGACCGGCGATGCGTTTCGAGCGTTCACCGAACGAACCGTGAACAACGTCGGCATCGTCCATCGCCAGCGACTGAGTAATGGCCGAGAGCGAGACGAACCGGCACCGGATCCCTCGTCGTGA
- a CDS encoding 30S ribosomal protein S13, which yields MSAEDPDTPAEDEEEDIRYFVRIGQTDLDGTKSVERALTGMNGVGRRAARIIAAEADVDRTATLGRLDDDAVDSIIEHVEGFAEDVPAWLTNRPTDYFTGETTHEVGNDLSLTRQQDINRMQMISSYKGVRHERGQKVRGQRTKSTGRSEGTIGVNVEAIQEEMEEEAEGE from the coding sequence ATGAGCGCAGAAGACCCAGACACACCGGCCGAAGACGAAGAGGAGGACATCCGTTACTTCGTCCGCATCGGCCAGACCGACCTCGACGGGACGAAAAGCGTCGAGCGGGCGCTGACCGGCATGAACGGTGTCGGACGGCGGGCCGCTCGCATCATCGCAGCGGAGGCGGACGTCGACCGGACGGCAACGCTCGGCCGACTCGACGACGACGCGGTCGATTCGATCATCGAGCACGTCGAAGGATTCGCCGAGGACGTACCGGCGTGGCTCACCAACCGTCCGACCGACTACTTCACGGGCGAGACCACCCACGAGGTCGGCAACGACCTCTCGCTGACTCGTCAGCAGGACATCAATCGTATGCAGATGATCAGCTCGTACAAGGGCGTGCGCCACGAGCGCGGCCAGAAGGTCCGCGGCCAGCGCACCAAGTCCACCGGTCGTTCGGAGGGGACGATCGGCGTGAACGTCGAAGCCATCCAGGAAGAGATGGAAGAAGAGGCGGAGGGCGAATAG
- a CDS encoding 30S ribosomal protein S4: MALGSNTKGYETPNHPFQGERIAEESNLVGRYGLKNKEELWRAQSELRGFRREARRLLGDAQGDVDAAEREGEPFLARLRRLGILSETDGLDDVLSLEVTDVLERRLQTVVYRTGLANTVQQARQFVSHGHIVVDGARVTTPSRKVDVSEEDLVGFDETSPIADELHPERAEEQE; encoded by the coding sequence ATGGCGCTCGGATCCAACACGAAGGGCTACGAGACGCCGAACCACCCCTTCCAGGGCGAGCGTATCGCCGAGGAGTCGAACCTCGTCGGACGCTACGGCCTGAAGAACAAAGAAGAGCTCTGGCGCGCCCAGTCCGAACTCCGTGGGTTCCGCCGCGAGGCGCGACGCCTACTCGGAGACGCCCAGGGCGACGTCGACGCCGCCGAACGGGAGGGCGAACCGTTCCTCGCTCGACTCCGGCGACTCGGCATCCTCAGCGAAACGGACGGGCTCGACGACGTGCTGAGCCTCGAAGTCACCGACGTGCTCGAACGCCGGCTGCAAACCGTGGTCTACCGCACCGGACTCGCGAACACGGTCCAGCAGGCCCGCCAGTTCGTTTCTCATGGACATATCGTCGTCGACGGCGCACGAGTGACGACGCCCTCGCGGAAGGTCGACGTGAGCGAGGAGGACCTCGTGGGATTCGACGAAACGAGCCCGATCGCGGACGAACTCCACCCCGAACGAGCGGAGGAACAAGAATGA
- a CDS encoding 30S ribosomal protein S11: MSADENEERWAVAHVHASFNNTIITITDQTGAETLAKSSGGTAVKQNRDEASPYAAMQMAEGVAEEVLAQGIEGVHVKVRGPGGNLQQSPGPGAQATIRALARAGLEIGRIEDVTPIPHDGTRAPKSSGF; this comes from the coding sequence ATGAGCGCCGACGAAAACGAGGAGCGGTGGGCAGTCGCGCACGTCCACGCCTCGTTCAACAACACGATCATCACGATCACCGACCAGACCGGGGCAGAGACGCTCGCCAAATCCAGCGGCGGGACCGCCGTGAAGCAGAACCGCGACGAGGCGTCGCCCTATGCCGCGATGCAGATGGCCGAAGGCGTCGCCGAGGAGGTGCTCGCCCAGGGAATCGAGGGCGTCCACGTCAAGGTCCGCGGTCCCGGCGGGAACCTCCAGCAGAGTCCCGGACCGGGCGCACAGGCGACCATCCGGGCGCTCGCGCGCGCCGGACTGGAGATCGGCCGGATCGAGGACGTGACGCCGATCCCGCACGATGGCACGCGCGCCCCCAAATCGAGCGGGTTCTAA
- a CDS encoding DNA-directed RNA polymerase subunit D, with protein sequence MSAAYDVAFIDRDDRDARFLVRGITPAFANGIRRAMVADVPTLSVDTVRVVENSSVMFDEQIGHRLGMVPLSAPPNEFEPDDSVTLGLDVSGPDTAYSGDLVSSDSVVEPAEDNVPIIELKEDQRLEVEAEAVLDTGKSHAKHQGGVAVGYRHLQKVEVVGDREEFADEEPNILRGVIEEDGELIPTEEFDNDLTNRYPGKEVTVEDVPNAFVFHVETDGSLTVEELVTAAVDSLETRANELKEAVQL encoded by the coding sequence GTGAGCGCCGCGTACGACGTCGCGTTCATCGATCGCGACGACCGCGACGCACGCTTCCTCGTCCGGGGGATCACGCCCGCGTTCGCCAACGGGATCCGGCGGGCGATGGTCGCCGACGTGCCGACACTCTCGGTCGACACCGTGCGAGTGGTCGAGAACTCGTCGGTGATGTTCGACGAGCAGATCGGCCACCGACTCGGAATGGTGCCACTGAGTGCGCCGCCGAACGAGTTCGAGCCGGACGATAGCGTCACGCTGGGGCTCGACGTTTCCGGCCCCGACACCGCGTACTCCGGCGACCTCGTCAGCAGCGATTCGGTTGTCGAACCCGCCGAGGACAACGTCCCGATCATCGAGCTCAAAGAGGACCAGCGCCTCGAAGTCGAGGCCGAGGCCGTGCTCGACACCGGGAAGTCCCACGCCAAACACCAGGGCGGCGTGGCAGTCGGCTACCGCCACCTCCAGAAGGTGGAGGTCGTCGGCGACCGCGAGGAGTTCGCCGACGAGGAGCCGAACATCCTCCGGGGCGTCATCGAGGAGGACGGTGAGCTGATCCCGACCGAGGAGTTCGACAACGACCTCACGAACCGGTATCCGGGCAAGGAGGTCACGGTCGAGGACGTGCCGAACGCGTTCGTCTTCCACGTCGAGACCGACGGCTCGCTGACCGTCGAGGAGCTGGTGACGGCGGCGGTCGACTCGCTGGAAACGCGCGCGAACGAACTCAAAGAAGCGGTCCAGTTGTAA